In a genomic window of Tissierella sp. Yu-01:
- a CDS encoding aminoacyl-histidine dipeptidase, whose product MSKLQNIEPQKVFHWFYELNQIPRCSGNEKKISDFLVNFAKERNLEAFQDEAYNVIIKKPATKGYENTDTIIIQGHMDMVCIKGKGSKHDFTKDPIEMLVEEDILRANNTTLGGDNGIAVAYGLAILDADNFKHPPLELLVTTSEETGMDGAHALTNKHLSGKILLNIDSEEEGVFLVSCAGGANMITTFNLEKEKKSGKGLEIIISGLKGGHSGMEIVKQRANALKLLGRILHLCNEEANIRLSRIHGGTKHNAIPSDSKAVVLTEDFENVKKLIDSITKDLKEEYRVEDSELNIEVQEVSVDEVYTKEISDNLIDYIMIVPDGVQYMSKDIEGLVQTSLNNAIIEEKENSIEITTSVRSASSSSLREILNILSVIAKRTNARAEESGAYPAWQYDKDSKIRDKAVEVYEELFDKKAEVSAIHAGLECGLLKEILPDTDMISFGPNLYDVHTEKEYLSISSVRRVWEFLVKLLESLK is encoded by the coding sequence ATGTCAAAGCTACAAAATATAGAACCCCAAAAGGTATTTCACTGGTTTTATGAGTTGAATCAAATTCCAAGATGCTCTGGTAATGAAAAAAAGATTAGTGATTTTTTAGTGAACTTTGCAAAAGAAAGGAACTTAGAAGCATTTCAGGATGAGGCATATAATGTGATTATAAAAAAACCAGCGACAAAAGGTTATGAAAATACAGATACTATAATCATACAGGGCCATATGGACATGGTTTGTATTAAGGGAAAAGGCTCTAAGCATGACTTTACAAAGGATCCTATAGAAATGCTAGTAGAAGAAGATATATTAAGAGCGAATAACACTACTTTAGGTGGGGATAATGGTATTGCAGTTGCCTATGGACTTGCAATATTAGACGCTGATAATTTTAAACATCCTCCACTTGAATTATTAGTTACTACCAGTGAGGAAACTGGCATGGATGGTGCACATGCCTTAACAAATAAACACTTATCCGGTAAAATTCTCTTAAATATAGATTCAGAGGAAGAGGGAGTTTTTTTGGTGAGCTGTGCAGGCGGAGCTAATATGATTACCACATTTAATCTTGAAAAAGAGAAAAAAAGTGGTAAAGGATTGGAGATTATAATCTCAGGTCTAAAGGGTGGTCACTCTGGTATGGAGATAGTAAAACAGAGAGCAAACGCTTTAAAACTACTTGGAAGAATTCTACATCTTTGTAACGAAGAAGCTAATATTAGGCTTTCTAGGATTCATGGTGGTACAAAACATAATGCTATACCAAGTGATTCAAAGGCTGTTGTTTTAACTGAGGACTTTGAAAATGTAAAGAAACTTATTGATAGTATTACTAAGGATTTAAAGGAAGAATATCGTGTAGAGGATAGTGAGCTAAATATAGAGGTTCAAGAAGTAAGTGTAGATGAAGTGTATACAAAAGAAATAAGCGATAATTTAATAGATTATATCATGATAGTTCCTGACGGTGTTCAATATATGTCAAAGGACATTGAAGGCTTAGTTCAGACTAGTTTAAATAATGCCATCATAGAAGAAAAAGAAAATAGTATTGAAATAACTACCTCTGTACGTTCTGCTTCTAGTAGTTCTCTACGGGAGATTCTTAATATACTTTCAGTTATTGCAAAGAGAACTAATGCAAGGGCAGAGGAGAGCGGAGCTTATCCTGCTTGGCAGTATGATAAAGATTCAAAGATTCGTGATAAAGCAGTTGAGGTTTACGAAGAGTTATTCGATAAAAAGGCAGAAGTTAGTGCGATCCATGCAGGACTTGAATGCGGTCTTTTAAAGGAGATACTGCCTGATACTGATATGATAAGTTTCGGGCCTAATCTATACGATGTGCACACTGAAAAAGAATATTTAAGTATTTCTTCGGTCAGAAGAGTATGGGAATTCCTAGTAAAATTACTTGAAAGTTTGAAATAG
- the fba gene encoding class II fructose-1,6-bisphosphate aldolase, producing MALVTSTEMFKKAYEGGYAIGAFNVNNMEIIQGIVEAAKEEKSALILQVSAGARKYASPIYLKKLVEAALEDSGLDIVLHLDHGENFDICKKCVDDGFTSVMIDASHLPFEENIRVTKEVVEYAHAHGVVVEAELGRLAGVEDAVNVKKEDASYTDPDQAVEFVERTGIDSLAIAIGTSHGAYKFQGEPNLDFERLDIITKKLDGFPLVLHGASTVLPEFVELCNKYGGNIPGAQGVPEDMLRRAAKAGVCKINIDTDLRLAMTAAIRKHFVENPADFDPRKYLGPAREAIKGMVQHKIKNVLGSSNTCL from the coding sequence ATGGCTTTAGTTACTTCAACGGAAATGTTCAAAAAGGCTTATGAGGGTGGATATGCCATAGGAGCTTTTAATGTAAACAACATGGAGATTATCCAAGGCATAGTAGAAGCTGCAAAGGAAGAAAAATCAGCTTTGATATTGCAGGTATCAGCTGGAGCAAGAAAATATGCTAGCCCAATATACTTGAAGAAGTTGGTAGAAGCAGCTCTTGAGGATAGTGGACTTGATATCGTATTACATCTTGATCATGGTGAAAATTTTGATATTTGTAAGAAATGTGTTGATGATGGATTTACTTCAGTAATGATTGACGCATCACATCTTCCATTTGAAGAAAATATTAGAGTAACAAAAGAAGTTGTAGAATATGCTCATGCTCATGGAGTAGTAGTAGAGGCTGAATTAGGTAGATTAGCAGGAGTTGAAGATGCTGTTAATGTTAAGAAAGAAGACGCCAGCTATACTGATCCAGACCAGGCTGTAGAATTCGTAGAAAGAACAGGAATAGATTCTTTAGCCATAGCAATAGGAACAAGCCATGGTGCATATAAATTCCAAGGTGAACCAAATCTTGATTTTGAAAGACTTGATATAATAACTAAAAAATTAGATGGATTCCCATTAGTATTACACGGAGCATCAACAGTTCTTCCTGAGTTTGTTGAATTATGTAATAAATATGGTGGAAATATTCCAGGGGCACAAGGTGTACCTGAGGATATGTTAAGAAGAGCTGCAAAAGCAGGAGTATGTAAGATAAACATAGATACTGATTTAAGATTAGCTATGACCGCTGCTATTCGTAAACACTTTGTAGAGAATCCTGCAGATTTTGATCCTAGAAAATACTTAGGACCAGCAAGAGAAGCTATTAAGGGTATGGTACAACATAAGATTAAAAATGTATTAGGTTCAAGTAATACATGTCTATAA
- a CDS encoding accessory gene regulator B family protein — translation MNSIINYFDKEFGLTDIEKAKLKYTLDVLFTDVSKLLILFVIFHILGVSKDFIYSVLALLTIRPFTGGLHFKTYTTCFIFTFFFFSIAIILNNIISLGYSAIYLMIFSCIVVLSIAPIIHKNRPGYSNHKKRHFKYLALSVVLLHLILYLIAMANPYLNISIWVITLQSIQLLIRKGVDIYEKINKNFT, via the coding sequence ATGAATAGTATAATAAACTACTTTGATAAGGAATTTGGTCTTACGGATATTGAGAAGGCAAAATTAAAGTATACTTTAGATGTACTATTTACAGATGTTTCAAAATTATTAATTCTTTTTGTCATATTTCATATATTAGGAGTGTCAAAAGATTTTATATATTCAGTATTGGCATTACTAACTATCAGACCATTTACTGGGGGTCTGCATTTTAAAACATATACTACTTGTTTTATATTTACTTTTTTCTTTTTTTCAATAGCAATAATTTTAAACAACATTATATCATTAGGATATAGTGCAATTTACTTAATGATTTTCTCTTGTATTGTAGTACTAAGTATTGCACCAATAATACATAAAAATAGGCCAGGCTATTCAAACCATAAAAAAAGACATTTTAAATACTTAGCATTATCAGTTGTTTTACTTCATTTAATACTTTACTTAATTGCAATGGCAAACCCATATCTAAATATTTCAATATGGGTTATAACGTTACAATCAATTCAATTATTAATTAGAAAAGGGGTAGATATTTATGAGAAAATCAACAAAAACTTTACTTAA
- a CDS encoding molybdopterin-binding protein — protein MKVVNTENAVGMVLGHDITEIVPGEFKGVAFKKGHVIKKEDVERLLRIGKEHIYIFELNYDEYHEDEAALELGKLICGRGVHFTNPPREGKINIQPDYRGLLKINRDILDDVNDIQDICIATIHGNRTIEEDGLIGGCRVIPLTIKKEKIEEVKKIIGDRGPIFEVKPFKSLKAVIIVTGSEVYKGRIEDKFGPVVEKKLLNFSTEILHRTIVPDELEVIRKEVLKAKEMGAELIVVTGGMSVDPDDKTPGAIKATGAEIVTYGTPILPGAMLLFAYLDGIPVFGLPGCVMFSATTAFDLLLPRVIAGEKIVRRDITRMGYGGQCLKCHVCTFPDCHFGKY, from the coding sequence ATGAAGGTTGTAAATACAGAAAATGCAGTAGGAATGGTACTTGGACATGATATTACTGAAATTGTTCCTGGTGAATTCAAGGGCGTAGCCTTCAAAAAGGGACATGTTATCAAGAAAGAAGATGTAGAGAGACTTCTAAGAATTGGAAAAGAGCATATATACATATTTGAGCTTAATTATGATGAATACCATGAGGATGAAGCTGCATTAGAGCTTGGAAAACTTATTTGTGGAAGGGGAGTTCATTTTACTAACCCACCTCGTGAAGGTAAGATAAATATACAACCTGATTATAGGGGATTACTAAAAATTAATAGAGATATATTAGATGATGTAAATGACATACAGGATATATGTATTGCCACTATCCATGGTAATCGAACCATAGAGGAAGATGGACTAATTGGCGGTTGCAGGGTTATTCCATTGACAATAAAAAAGGAAAAGATAGAGGAAGTTAAGAAAATCATAGGTGACAGGGGACCTATTTTTGAGGTAAAACCATTTAAATCTTTAAAGGCTGTAATTATTGTCACAGGTAGCGAGGTTTATAAAGGTAGAATTGAGGACAAGTTTGGTCCTGTAGTTGAGAAAAAGTTATTAAACTTTAGTACAGAAATATTGCATAGGACAATAGTTCCTGATGAATTAGAAGTGATAAGGAAAGAAGTATTAAAAGCTAAGGAAATGGGCGCTGAACTTATAGTTGTTACCGGTGGTATGTCGGTTGACCCAGATGATAAAACACCTGGAGCGATAAAAGCTACTGGAGCAGAAATAGTTACTTATGGAACTCCAATATTACCTGGTGCTATGCTATTATTTGCATACTTAGATGGAATACCAGTATTTGGACTTCCTGGTTGTGTAATGTTCAGTGCTACAACAGCCTTTGATCTGCTATTACCAAGAGTAATAGCTGGTGAGAAAATAGTTAGAAGGGATATAACACGTATGGGTTATGGTGGACAATGCTTGAAATGTCATGTATGTACATTCCCAGATTGTCATTTTGGTAAATATTAA
- a CDS encoding twin-arginine translocase TatA/TatE family subunit: MGRLGPGELVVILAIALIVVGPSKLPELGKSLGKTVNEFKKFSSEMKEDLSLEGTKKEKKEEE; this comes from the coding sequence ATGGGTAGATTAGGTCCAGGAGAATTAGTAGTTATATTAGCTATTGCTTTAATAGTTGTAGGACCATCTAAGTTACCTGAATTAGGTAAATCACTAGGTAAAACAGTAAATGAATTCAAGAAGTTCTCAAGTGAAATGAAAGAGGATTTATCTCTTGAAGGTACAAAAAAGGAAAAAAAGGAAGAAGAATAA
- a CDS encoding GHKL domain-containing protein — protein MSLFETIIMSLFDLTSYLIISSKLIRNETSFNIKRLIKIIFLMASLSSIMGVIGVSSFGKYSFIFGMLTSNIFIYFVYRKNLKETIYTYFISTVIILIIQYLALTILLVFNFDRSLDFEGGLLAQSIILPIIILIYKLVPLNLLFKFIEDKNRLFSGLILNMFIIVICILIYRYIEMERLLRNILVIAILSFGMLFVNLVIVKDGLRNEYEEKMLATYKKYLPIIDDLMKELRSRQHDFDNHIQAINMISVTSTDYESIVESMKRYIKDLDVDSEFRKLIKLDNKILAGFLYNKTRKAKECGISFQIDIKDYEFKTNVKDYELIEVLGNLIDNAFDTGVKNNCVILEIKEEKNMSVIEIKNKHSYLNSNTISKMFTPGYSTKSEKNHGYGLTNVKKIVSNNTGLLSVYNETIDKHNYIVFKVLLVRI, from the coding sequence ATGAGTCTATTTGAAACAATTATTATGTCCCTTTTCGATTTGACAAGTTATTTAATAATTTCAAGTAAACTAATTCGAAATGAAACTTCATTTAATATTAAGAGATTAATAAAAATTATTTTTCTAATGGCATCATTATCTTCTATAATGGGAGTAATAGGAGTAAGTTCTTTTGGAAAATATAGCTTCATATTCGGTATGCTTACTTCTAATATATTTATATATTTTGTATATAGAAAAAACTTGAAAGAAACAATTTATACATACTTCATATCAACAGTTATCATACTTATAATTCAATATTTAGCTCTTACAATACTATTAGTATTTAACTTTGACAGGTCTTTGGACTTTGAAGGTGGGCTATTGGCACAATCCATAATCTTACCTATTATTATATTAATTTATAAATTAGTGCCATTAAATCTATTGTTCAAGTTTATCGAAGATAAAAATAGGCTATTTTCTGGATTAATTCTTAATATGTTCATAATTGTAATTTGCATTTTAATATATAGATATATCGAAATGGAAAGGCTCCTAAGAAACATATTAGTAATAGCTATATTATCATTTGGGATGCTATTTGTAAATTTAGTTATTGTTAAAGATGGATTAAGAAATGAATATGAAGAAAAGATGCTTGCTACATATAAAAAGTATTTACCTATAATAGATGATTTAATGAAAGAATTGAGATCAAGACAACATGACTTCGATAATCATATTCAGGCAATAAATATGATTTCTGTTACAAGCACGGATTATGAAAGCATTGTAGAGTCAATGAAAAGATATATAAAGGACTTAGATGTAGATAGCGAATTTAGGAAATTAATTAAATTAGATAATAAGATATTAGCAGGTTTTTTATATAATAAGACTAGGAAAGCAAAAGAATGTGGTATAAGTTTTCAGATTGACATTAAGGACTATGAATTTAAAACAAATGTAAAAGACTATGAACTAATAGAAGTTCTAGGTAATCTTATAGATAACGCGTTTGATACAGGTGTAAAAAATAATTGTGTAATATTAGAAATAAAAGAAGAAAAAAATATGAGTGTTATTGAAATTAAAAATAAGCACTCATACTTAAATAGTAATACTATTTCCAAAATGTTTACTCCAGGATATTCAACAAAATCTGAAAAAAATCATGGTTACGGTTTAACTAATGTAAAGAAAATAGTTTCTAATAATACTGGTTTACTTAGTGTTTATAATGAAACTATTGATAAACATAATTACATTGTTTTTAAAGTGCTACTTGTCAGAATATAA
- a CDS encoding 4Fe-4S binding protein codes for MIFDYIFDRLTEQNHAKVIEDKCIYYKNNSCDKCKNVCSEGAISIEYQVNIDEDLCSACGICKAICPTQAIAIKGIGEENILHEIKDKKNIIFTCSYEDGIGNLKLNCLNSFHPELLATLFILYEDKKFNFNLSRCKTCKYCNSNNIFKESLNKAISFVKKLNIDPIYEIHFDEEEVISLSDITISRRELFRMLKIGTANIATQTIDTIVSQKDDYLSIRKILLNAINSRSFNIENIEEPIYFMSYEVNKNCNGCGKCEKNCPDGAWKVDYGESSIRVYHNVSQCHNCGLCKENCPEKAISNAILNLNELEGFRIKNEIVLTTCKSCGKKFVSKDQSEKCVVCFKKDNLRKILSSY; via the coding sequence ATGATATTTGATTATATTTTTGATAGATTGACAGAGCAAAATCATGCAAAAGTAATAGAAGATAAGTGCATCTATTATAAAAATAATAGCTGCGACAAATGTAAGAATGTATGCTCAGAAGGAGCAATATCTATCGAATATCAGGTTAATATAGATGAAGATTTGTGTAGTGCATGTGGTATCTGTAAGGCTATTTGTCCTACACAGGCTATAGCTATAAAAGGCATTGGAGAAGAAAATATTCTACATGAAATAAAAGATAAAAAAAATATCATATTTACTTGTTCCTATGAAGATGGAATAGGTAATTTGAAACTAAACTGTTTAAATTCATTTCATCCAGAATTATTAGCAACTCTTTTTATATTATATGAAGATAAAAAGTTTAATTTCAACCTTAGTAGATGTAAAACATGCAAATATTGTAACAGTAATAATATTTTCAAAGAATCACTAAATAAAGCCATAAGCTTTGTAAAGAAATTGAATATAGATCCGATATATGAAATACATTTTGATGAAGAAGAGGTTATATCACTATCTGATATAACTATTTCTAGAAGAGAATTATTTAGAATGTTAAAAATAGGGACTGCTAACATAGCAACCCAGACCATAGATACTATTGTTAGCCAAAAGGATGACTATTTATCAATACGGAAGATTCTTCTTAATGCTATAAATAGTAGAAGTTTTAATATTGAAAATATTGAGGAACCCATATACTTCATGAGTTATGAAGTAAATAAAAATTGTAATGGATGTGGCAAATGTGAGAAAAACTGTCCAGATGGAGCTTGGAAAGTTGACTATGGTGAATCAAGTATTAGAGTTTATCATAATGTAAGCCAGTGCCATAATTGTGGGTTATGTAAAGAAAATTGCCCTGAAAAAGCCATTAGTAATGCAATTTTAAACTTAAATGAATTAGAGGGGTTTAGGATAAAGAATGAAATAGTACTTACTACATGTAAATCTTGTGGAAAAAAATTCGTTTCTAAAGATCAATCGGAAAAATGTGTAGTTTGTTTTAAGAAGGATAATTTGAGAAAAATATTATCCTCATATTAA
- a CDS encoding LytTR family DNA-binding domain-containing protein, with the protein MANVMIVEDENNIAAGLKSIIMSIRDDIDVFITGYAKEALDESHKIPYDLFLLDIQLLDYSGFELAKEIRKIDNYKLTPIVFITAVPTKELMAFKQIHCYDYIIKPFNEKDVTEALSTIINYGIKKEEYMSFNLKNYIYRVKIDDIIYFEVIQRRIKVVTVNEQFYLSHYTLKKLENELTSNFIRCHKGFIVNVNYISCIDKSNNYINLDGTEDIIPMGRKYKDNLGGEVYESI; encoded by the coding sequence ATGGCAAATGTGATGATTGTTGAAGATGAGAACAATATAGCAGCTGGGTTAAAATCCATTATAATGTCAATTAGAGATGATATAGATGTATTTATTACTGGATATGCAAAAGAGGCATTGGATGAATCGCACAAAATACCATATGATCTTTTTTTATTAGATATACAGTTATTAGATTATTCAGGATTTGAATTAGCAAAAGAGATTAGAAAAATTGATAACTACAAATTAACACCTATTGTTTTTATTACAGCCGTTCCTACTAAGGAGTTAATGGCGTTTAAGCAGATACATTGTTATGACTATATAATTAAACCCTTTAATGAAAAAGATGTTACTGAAGCCTTAAGTACAATTATAAATTATGGAATAAAAAAAGAAGAGTATATGAGTTTTAATTTGAAAAATTACATTTATCGGGTGAAAATAGACGATATTATTTATTTTGAAGTTATCCAGAGAAGGATAAAAGTAGTTACTGTTAATGAGCAATTTTATTTGTCACACTATACATTAAAAAAACTTGAAAATGAATTAACGAGCAATTTTATCAGATGCCATAAAGGATTTATAGTTAATGTTAATTACATTTCATGTATAGATAAGTCCAATAATTATATTAACTTAGACGGCACAGAAGATATAATTCCAATGGGTAGAAAATATAAAGACAATTTAGGGGGCGAAGTCTATGAGTCTATTTGA
- a CDS encoding oligopeptide transporter, OPT family, whose product MSNESKRLSKQAYGGVKGEDYIPFISTSEVMPEATGYSIIMGMIFAVVFAAANTYLGLKVGLTISAGIPGAILATGLLKSIFKRNSILEANYVASLAAVGESIAGGIIFVLPAIILIGLNLSVVTVALVTIIGGIMGVYFVTPVRKFLIVQEHGELIYPESMAQAEVLVNANQGGKGFQSVLKGLGVGVGYKILSGGLGLWNESASYTLTMYQGTAIGMDTLASLLGVGFIVGTGTSALMFAGSVLAWLSLIPLIRFFGVFASEAIFPSTQLISEMPASAIWSNYIRYIGAGAVAMGGFISLARSLPTIISSFREAMAGFGKGGTSNRRVDEEPSVIWVLAAAVLGLLLTWFVPTINVGPVGAILAVFFSFFFSVVSARMVGVIGASNNPVSGMTIATLLVIASVYRAMGSTGNEGMHIVLLAAGVVCVAIAVAGGVAQSLKATYIIGGTPRKIQHGMFVSLAIASIIAGATVLLLHNAYGIGSEQVTAPQATLMRLIVEGIMTGQLPWTLVIIGAVIAIFCALAKLPILPVALGIYLPISLNSAIFFGGIIRKLVEMRYKKDENAMDAAIERGTLISSGLVAGDALTGILIGIFAALNIQTNFLASIIQNETLRNIITLGVFIALGGWLYNYSVSRRGNKDNA is encoded by the coding sequence ATGTCTAATGAATCAAAAAGATTGTCAAAACAGGCATATGGTGGAGTTAAAGGAGAGGATTATATTCCTTTTATCTCAACAAGTGAGGTTATGCCTGAGGCAACAGGTTATTCAATAATAATGGGTATGATATTTGCTGTTGTATTTGCTGCAGCGAATACTTATTTAGGCCTTAAGGTAGGGCTTACTATTTCTGCAGGTATACCAGGCGCAATTCTTGCAACAGGATTATTAAAATCAATTTTTAAAAGAAATAGTATATTAGAGGCAAACTATGTGGCATCTTTAGCTGCGGTAGGAGAATCCATTGCAGGAGGCATCATATTTGTTTTACCTGCTATAATTTTAATAGGCCTAAATCTTTCGGTTGTTACAGTAGCTTTGGTTACTATTATTGGGGGAATTATGGGAGTGTACTTTGTAACTCCAGTACGTAAATTTCTAATAGTTCAGGAACATGGAGAATTAATTTATCCTGAGTCAATGGCTCAAGCTGAAGTTTTAGTAAATGCAAATCAAGGTGGTAAAGGATTCCAGTCTGTACTAAAGGGTCTTGGAGTAGGTGTTGGGTATAAAATATTATCTGGAGGCCTTGGTTTATGGAATGAATCGGCTTCATATACACTAACAATGTATCAGGGAACAGCCATAGGTATGGATACTCTTGCATCACTTTTAGGAGTTGGATTTATTGTAGGTACAGGTACTTCGGCTCTAATGTTTGCAGGTTCAGTATTAGCATGGCTTTCGCTTATTCCATTAATAAGATTTTTCGGTGTATTTGCATCAGAAGCGATATTTCCATCTACACAATTGATTTCAGAGATGCCAGCTTCAGCAATTTGGTCCAACTATATTAGATATATAGGTGCAGGAGCCGTAGCCATGGGAGGATTTATTTCATTAGCTAGGTCTTTACCTACTATTATTTCATCATTTAGAGAAGCTATGGCTGGATTTGGCAAAGGAGGAACATCAAATAGAAGAGTAGATGAGGAACCATCAGTTATATGGGTATTAGCAGCAGCTGTACTTGGTTTATTATTAACATGGTTTGTCCCTACAATAAATGTAGGACCTGTTGGTGCTATACTAGCAGTATTCTTCTCATTCTTCTTCTCAGTTGTTTCTGCTAGAATGGTAGGAGTTATAGGTGCTAGTAATAATCCAGTATCTGGTATGACTATTGCAACACTTCTAGTTATTGCTTCAGTTTATAGGGCTATGGGTTCTACTGGTAATGAAGGAATGCACATAGTTTTATTAGCTGCTGGTGTTGTATGTGTTGCTATAGCTGTTGCAGGTGGAGTAGCTCAGTCTTTAAAGGCAACATATATAATTGGGGGTACTCCTAGAAAGATACAGCATGGTATGTTTGTATCTTTGGCTATAGCATCAATTATTGCTGGCGCAACTGTATTACTCTTGCACAACGCATATGGAATAGGTAGTGAACAAGTTACAGCTCCCCAGGCTACATTAATGAGATTAATTGTAGAGGGAATTATGACAGGACAATTGCCATGGACACTTGTAATTATTGGAGCAGTAATAGCTATATTTTGTGCATTGGCAAAGCTTCCAATCTTACCAGTTGCATTAGGTATATACCTGCCAATTTCATTGAATAGTGCTATTTTTTTTGGTGGGATTATACGCAAACTCGTGGAAATGAGATATAAAAAGGATGAAAATGCAATGGATGCAGCAATTGAAAGAGGGACCTTGATTTCCTCAGGTCTTGTTGCAGGAGATGCTCTTACTGGTATATTAATTGGTATATTTGCTGCGTTAAATATACAAACAAATTTCCTTGCTAGTATTATTCAAAATGAAACCTTAAGGAATATAATTACATTAGGAGTATTTATAGCTCTTGGTGGCTGGCTATATAACTATTCAGTAAGTAGAAGAGGTAATAAAGACAATGCTTAA
- a CDS encoding cyclic lactone autoinducer peptide, giving the protein MRKSTKTLLNFLCTFLIALAPVIIEKTNCILVWGEPECPDALKELYSDK; this is encoded by the coding sequence ATGAGAAAATCAACAAAAACTTTACTTAATTTTTTATGTACATTTTTAATTGCTTTAGCTCCAGTAATAATAGAAAAAACAAATTGTATACTTGTATGGGGAGAACCTGAATGTCCTGATGCTCTTAAAGAATTATATTCTGACAAGTAG